A segment of the Anopheles cruzii chromosome 2, idAnoCruzAS_RS32_06, whole genome shotgun sequence genome:
GAACACGGCGCCCGCAGCAATTAGttgttgcccttttttgtggtgtttgCGGACCCCATTCGGAATGCAGATGTCCACCATTCAGTTCAGTGCGCGAACCATTGCCATATTTATGAAGCGAATATCGTGAGGCtatcaaatcaattttcttcatGCAACATGCCTAGTGCCTTTGCTTCTTCGCCTTTGCCCAACACACCCATAGTAGGCCGTTTATTGAACTACgcagcggtgtgtgtgtttgtgtttgtggtgcatcgtcgatgtaaacaaataatttcAAGCCAAGACacaaccgaagcgaagcggagtCTATTAATCCCGTTCTCCGTTTTTCACTCCCAGAACCAAAAGTGCCGGATTTGTACGAGTTTTTGGCAGAAGCCGAATTGCAGCAGTACTACAACTCTCTAAAGTAAGCCGTCTGCTGATGATGGGAATTCTCGTCcaactcgctctctctctctcacaccgCAAATCTCTGTGATCTTTCGCCACACCTTAGGAATGAACTGAAGATTACGAACGTAACGCACCTGAAGTACGCCACGGACGAGGACCTGCAGGTGAGTGGTCTGTCGCGGCCGGAAATCAGGCGGTTGCGCAAGTACTACGAAAAGTATTACCCGCACGGGTACCTGAACAAAATCCGTCGGCTGCTGCAAACACCGCGCAAGGATGAACCGAACAGTGCGCACAGTCCCACGTCGGCctcgtgcggcggcggcggcggcgagcccATCAAAGCGTGTCCGTCGCCGGGCAAAATTCCCAACAACAAGCATATCATCCCGCCCGATGCGATCTGCGTCAACAAGCAGCTGGGCACGGGCGAGTTTGGCATCGTGCAGCAGGGCGTCTGGACGAACGGGTCCGAGCGGATACAGGTGGCGATCAAGTGTTTGTGCCGCGAGCGCATGCAATCGAACCCGATGGAATTCCTCAAGGAGGCGGCCATCATGCACTCGATCGAGCACGAGAACATCGTGCGCCTGTACGGTGTGGTGCTCGACACGGAATCGCTCATGCTCGTCACCGAGCTGGCCCACCTGCGGTCGCTGCTCGAGTGCCTGAAGGATCCGGGGCTGCGCGTCAGCTTCCTGACCGTGCCGACGCTGTGCGAGTTTGCGTCCCAAATCTGCAACGGCATGATGTACCTCGAGAACAAGCGGTTCATCCACCGCGATCTGGCCGCGCGCAATATCCTCGTGTTCAGTAAGAATAAGGTGAAAATATCGGACTTTGGCCTGTCGCGGGCCCTCGGTGTCGGTAAGGACTACTACCAGACGAACTTCAACGTGAACCTGAAGCTCCCGATCGCCTGGTGCGCTCCGGAGTGCATCAACTTTCTGCGCTTCACGCACGCCTCGGACGTGTGGGCGTACggggtgtgtttgtgggaaATTTTCTCCTACGGCTTCCAGCCCTGGGCCGCCCTCACAGGCCACCAGATACTGGAGGCGATCGATGAGCCGCACTATCAGCGGCTCGAGAAGCCCGAGTGCTGCCCGAAAGAGTACTACGGGCTGATGCTCAAGTGCTGGCAGCATGACGCCACGAAGCGGCCACGGTTCATCGAGATCTTCCAGCTGCTGCCCGACATGAAGCCGGAACAGCTCAAGACAATCGTCTCCCACGGTGAGTCCAAGAAGGACTACCTAATGTACCGGCAGGGCGAGATCATCACGGTGCTGGAGAAGGGCTCGCACTCGCCGTACTGGAAGGGCGTGCTGAACTCGGGCAAAACGGGCCTCTTCAATCCGGCGTTCACCGTGGCGTACCTAGACAGTCTGCCGTCGTCCGTCAACCGGGATACGTTCGGGCGGACGGTGGAGCGGTCCAGCAAGCGCAAAATACGCACCGACATGATCTCGGGCCCCCAGAACGATCTGAAACACACGGGACACGTCGGTATCGATGGCGTGTCGTTCGGTGACGTTGCCTTCCTAGCTAGCCCACAGAACGTAAGTGAACGACGTGCGGCGTGCGAGACGTACGACACGTTTCAATTCGTCCAATTAATTCCAATCTCTACGCAGCTTCCTCGCCAAATTGTCACACCGTACAAGCCTTCGGAAGACCTGGAACAGAcgccgctgctactgccgccAACACCGACCAGTCCCGACTCGATACACACTGCGAGCGGATACTTTTCCGAATCGCTGCAACTTACCGGCCACCAGTCGTTTATCAATGCCGGCGAAAACCATCACTCGACCCTactggaccaccaccacacggccgGAACTGGCCACCACTCAGCGGCCGCCAGCGCGTTCGATTTCCGCAACAGTGGCTTCAAGGACTCGAACCCGTTCATCAACGCCGACTCAACGGAGCACGGCGATGTGGCCGGATCCTACAATCTGGcgatgggcggcggcggaggaccGAAGACCAAGGACGGTCTGGCGAGCGGTCAGCACGAGTATCACGAAATTTCCGACGATGAGCTTACCACGGAGAAGGTATTCGATCCGTCGGGACCGTCGCTGATGGACGAGATGGAGCACGTGTTCAAGTCGATGAGCACCATCTCGGAGCAGGACGGAGCGGGGCCGCTCGGGTCGCCCGACGCGGAAAACACCAACATGCGCAACGAGCTGACGGAACTGTCGTCCAAGTTGTGCCGCAAAAACAGTTCATCCACCACGACCAGCTCCGGGACGCTCGGTAAAAGTGGTAAGTGGTCCGCTACTAGGGCTAGGTGCTGGCGCTGGGGCGTGCCGTTCGCATTCAATAACTCTCTCGCTGTGCTGCGCTCCCCACAGGAAGTAAATCCAAGTCGAAGAAAACCGGCACCGTGAAACCGATCTCGGTGAAGGACGAAAAACTGCTCAAGCAAGTGATCGAAATGACGAATGAAATAAGTGCCAAGTAAGCGTCGTCCCAAGCACAGCTTGACACGGGCCCTACCCGCCCCGAAGGTTCCATTTCGCACTAACCAATGCTTTTCGCGGTTTGTTCCACAGATCCATGACCGATCTGGTAACCGACTCGAACCAGCAAACGTCGAGTCCGAAGCGAAAGTTTAGCTTCCGCTTCCCGCACATCCACACCGTGGTCGGTGGCGCCGGGGATGCTGCACGCGGTGGCCCTTCCAATGGCATCATTGGAGCGCACTCGGCTCACCACTCCTCCGGATTGACCGGGGTACATGCCagcggtggttccggtggtggtggcggcggcagcggaggcAGTAGCTCGGTGGCCCGTGGGCTGGCCCACACGGACAAAGATCACCCGACGGCCGCGTCCGCATCGTCGTCTTCCGCTATCGGACCACCGCATGGCTACGGTGGTGGTAGCCATACCGCCACCCTGGGCAATGCGTATCGCGAGAAGCGCAACTTCTCACAGGAAGTGAACAACGTACCCGACTTACAGGTAAGTCCCCCCACCGGTGGGTGATCCCCATCAGATTCGAGATCTCGGATCGGCCCCTCCACAGCTTCACGTTTTTGTGTAGTTCAACTTCGCCCCTCGTGGGATCGTCTCGCCTGTCCGTTTAGCATGGTCAAAATTTATCTATTTATACGTGTCTCTTTCTGCTCCctaccgtcatcatcatcgatcaccatcatcgccatcatcgctACGCTCCATCATCACGCGCGCTCAtgattgtgttgtgtttttccaaCAATCctcctctctctgtgtttggtttgtttttgttgtgtttgcaCACATTCTGTTCCCATTATCTTCTTTCCGGTGTGTTTTTGATTTCCGGCAATCTTTTAcatttccattgtttttggttgttttctttcctgtTTCCTGGACACCTCGCTCACAtacatcgtcgtcgtgtcgtacTATAACCCACCCTCAACCTACACGTGTACCATATTATACTATGTCCAGTTCATCGATGAGCCCGATGATGCGGTCATCGATCTTtaagtagtagcagcagcgatAGCATTAGCACCGTGCACTCTGtacgcaaaacaaaccacaaactaaCACTAACAACCCAACAACCTAACCCAAACCTGTTTTCCTCTACCGACTTCttatccggttccggttcctccATGcgtcgtctctctctctgtggccgtttttcgtttgttgacGGTACTATACACCTCATaatttaacaacaacaacaacactttccccataaaacaacgaacaacaatgtttttttttttcattttcgttgtACGCGTGCCCTTTGTTTCGATCTtacgtttcgtttgttgtgtgtgctGATGTTTGTCCGGCCCCTCACAAAAACAGCGCTATCGTTCGCTCACGGGTATCGACGGGGGgtcgcaccagcagcactatcagcagcagcagcaccaccagaaGCAGCGACAGAACAGCGACATCCGGATTCCACTGTTCGACAAGGAAACGTCCgatttttgctttaaaaagTCAAGGGAATTGCTCAGCAAACATCCACCGTTTGGTAGCAgcaagctgctggtggtggacgacggtgacgatgtGAACGCCAGCATGAAGCTCGgtcacggtggcggcagccaTCACCGAACGTTCGACAAGAAGACGCGCGATCTGATCGGCGAGAATTTGCTCGACATCGAGAAAACGTTGAACGCGCTGAATCTGGACTTTCTGCAGACGTACCACGAGCTGGAGAAGGCCGATTCGGCCGAAACGCTGCTCGCCGAGTGCTACTCGTCCATGCTGTGCTCGACCTCGTCTCCGGGCGGTCGTCCCTCCTCGTCGAGCGGCGGGGGCCGTACCGAcgcgggtggcggcggcggttcgctcATACGCCACGCGTCCCTCGAATCGAGCTCGCGCATCAACTGTGCGCTTAGCGAGAAAAGCGTCACTGGAAGCACTGctgggggcggcggcggcggcaaaagCCCTCCAAAGTTGGTCGGGCTCGGTGGTCGACGCTCCGAGCTGAACGGGCTACCGTCTCCGAAATCGTTACAATCGCAGGTCGATCACAACAACAAGTACGGTATACGGGATTTCAAGTTCCGCTCGTTCGATGCCCGCTCGAAGGATGCGTGCTCCGATTATTACAATTTCAAGAACGAGTACCTGTCGGAGCTGACGCGAAAACAGCAAAGCCAGGTGCTGGGCCAGTCCGCGTCCGTGCTGCAGCGCAAGCTGGCCGAAACggacagcagccagcagcagtcgcagcaggagcagcaacagcaaacgatcAACCAGCTGTACCAGATCTACAACACGCCGATGCAGGGTCGTAAGTTTGAGGACAGCCCGTTGGCCACCACGCCGCCGGCATCGGTGCGCCAGCGTTCACTGTCGTTCACGGAGAACTACGAACTGAAGCCGGAGGTCGTTAACCGaccaccatcggccaccatTGAGGCCCATCATAAGCAAAAGGGAGCCGTGGCATCGGCCGTCCCCGCCACGAGGCACGTCATTACGTACAAACCGAAAAGTATTCGAGCGCGCAACTTGCGGCGCCTCAGCTACAATCCGATCAACATGGTCGACAGTTCATCGTCCAGCAGCGAGTGCGGTGAGTTCGATCGCCACCTGGCGCACTCGGAGTGCGACATACGGTCGCGgctgcacaccaccacccgtcggcggcggcagtatATGAGCCGCAAGTCGAACAGCAACAGTGCGAGCAGCCAGGACAAGCTGTACGGTTCCAACGCCAGCATCAAGAGTGCGCCGCAGTACAACTATCACAGCGATCGGCGCCAGTACTTTGCCCACTATCCTGCGGCCGGCGGACTATCGGCGGCGTACCACTACACCGACGACTACACCGACGCCGTCGGGGACAATGAAGAAGATCAGCCGCCGACGCCGCAATCCTATGACTTTGGTTTACGCTACCCCGCGTCGGTGGCGCTCGCCAAAACGGATGCCCGGCAAGTGGTAGTTCCCGCGCCACAAACGGCGGCAGGCGCAACGGCCCCACCACTGGCCACGGGCGGCACTGCACCGCTCACCGAATCGATGACCTTCGCGAACAAGGTGCTCGAACGAGACTATCTGTTCTCGGAGTTTGACGTGTCGAAGCTGACGGGCAAAAGCCCCACCACGCAAAGCTATttcccggccacggcggcatcggctgccacggtggtggcggcggccgcggcggcaacGGTTGGACCGGCCACTCCACAACCATCAACACCGCAAGCTGTCACTCTGTCCGGCTCAGCGAcaccgtcggcggcagcagcggcggcggcagtggctcAGCCCAAGCCCGGATTCCAGTGGCCCGAGAAGATACACGGTGCGATCGTCAAGCACAACGACATGCTGTGGAGGCAGCAAAGcgtcgtccagcagcagcaaaaggagCGCCCGTACTCGAGCGACACTTCCTCCACGGAGACGGATTCGATTGATTTCCGCCGCACCGATTGCCTTCCCCTGATGCCTCCCAGCCCCGCGCCATAGGCTCGCGCTCTCTTCCTCTGAGGCGGTGCTAAGGAGCAGCGCGTGTGACACCGCGTCTCCCGTACGATACTCTTATGGTTTTCTAGTCAACCTAACCCCCGTTAGAGGCTTGCTTGTCTGTCGCTCCCCATAGGGGACAAGCTTCGGTACAGCAACGCTC
Coding sequences within it:
- the LOC128279165 gene encoding activated Cdc42 kinase-like, which gives rise to MPSAFASSPLPNTPIPRHNRSEAESINPVLRFSLPEPKVPDLYEFLAEAELQQYYNSLKNELKITNVTHLKYATDEDLQVSGLSRPEIRRLRKYYEKYYPHGYLNKIRRLLQTPRKDEPNSAHSPTSASCGGGGGEPIKACPSPGKIPNNKHIIPPDAICVNKQLGTGEFGIVQQGVWTNGSERIQVAIKCLCRERMQSNPMEFLKEAAIMHSIEHENIVRLYGVVLDTESLMLVTELAHLRSLLECLKDPGLRVSFLTVPTLCEFASQICNGMMYLENKRFIHRDLAARNILVFSKNKVKISDFGLSRALGVGKDYYQTNFNVNLKLPIAWCAPECINFLRFTHASDVWAYGVCLWEIFSYGFQPWAALTGHQILEAIDEPHYQRLEKPECCPKEYYGLMLKCWQHDATKRPRFIEIFQLLPDMKPEQLKTIVSHGESKKDYLMYRQGEIITVLEKGSHSPYWKGVLNSGKTGLFNPAFTVAYLDSLPSSVNRDTFGRTVERSSKRKIRTDMISGPQNDLKHTGHVGIDGVSFGDVAFLASPQNLPRQIVTPYKPSEDLEQTPLLLPPTPTSPDSIHTASGYFSESLQLTGHQSFINAGENHHSTLLDHHHTAGTGHHSAAASAFDFRNSGFKDSNPFINADSTEHGDVAGSYNLAMGGGGGPKTKDGLASGQHEYHEISDDELTTEKVFDPSGPSLMDEMEHVFKSMSTISEQDGAGPLGSPDAENTNMRNELTELSSKLCRKNSSSTTTSSGTLGKSGSKSKSKKTGTVKPISVKDEKLLKQVIEMTNEISAKSMTDLVTDSNQQTSSPKRKFSFRFPHIHTVVGGAGDAARGGPSNGIIGAHSAHHSSGLTGVHASGGSGGGGGGSGGSSSVARGLAHTDKDHPTAASASSSSAIGPPHGYGGGSHTATLGNAYREKRNFSQEVNNVPDLQSTITEEARIAYNSLVENPGSGTASVHPAIAASVGSSTLPRAKLTNTLAATASFRFKDIDCCSPPTEPAPKSPEIDLLDMNGGGADDCDRASSNPLRLLKSKHFPLTARPKSIGGRHVTHQPDGVGGGDQSGQAESPSYLTSPEYTYNNALISPVGSEPTLMKPSKMTMFLSDGETSAMDGGGANNPIPLPPRDRNKTIPVNQKRHVRKYPLIIPATGLQRTLNKVTQITPVDEQPDSGVFLHPTIAGGASGHPSAVADASKDDHNDDQATVSNLDVGLQKSLEPTKLTELHKDILPAFPSELTTAAGEASQKRAYTREFLENNFPNMADFKSLSPPTTLPATIPAASAILTRRRTASDASGGATRKQPPPPVSAALLVPTARDPTYENLDIFQTHSKLCIDTASLHCESILENDTESFHTTHPALGTDTVDGFDAASSLLFDSIPAAAAAGDRKRPTNLLLPTVGGPGLELLEKQLQSPPDGELIKSINFVSCEDLLEFAEKPKGRARGLESDEVRIMSKVLGKKPSPEQCLLTLEFIDWDIHKAIKLCKLQAILESYNLSLQECRDALQTYDWDLHTTALKLKGGGGR